A stretch of the Candidatus Jettenia sp. AMX2 genome encodes the following:
- a CDS encoding DUF2309 domain-containing protein, protein MEQAKTVHDGEIKRTQIRELVQLSARIVSHYWPMRTFVHHNPLHGLEYLPFEEAVQHGYQYFRGKGYLSCEIFRDYARSGRILPHDINAVLKPLAHDKYVMLGKHKVTHFELLQLHMLRGIFVPAEETLEAQIMHHRDRFFLESLADHINEVLQHRVVSAQGETGIREDQEMLGRHRTLADWCDCFLNTRLANEINQEMIKWCEAFLDEGHAAWAMPCREYGFYGAWKFLAGQEWHPCMIPGSHRKLASLSEHPEDTLVEHLTVLKIPDEIWQDYLTLHLAALPGWTGYIKWRSVQSGYEWQEAYPADLVQYLAVRIWYERELVHKACSEQLGIDGDFRTISADMQKHPLFYFLQRERNAGKLSAVFTEQVDQLRYWQIHSNKIQKDVWQYLDGRSLAELTSRSARAVRYKAAWQLYSLAKVLEIEPGILAETVPEDLLVLVEWLDAFPESAHGPLWLKAFEASYQKQLIGKLSPNISYAQTNNREVMSRVTGKVFLERLAHEDILRIVRPQAQVVFCIDVRSESFRRHLETVGNYETFGFAGFFSLFIRYRALDSRHETNQFPVITEARNTVRELPRTYQGQFFHKRLARAELMHAGYKLLHDLKENVITPYVMVESTGWFYSLPLIGKTFFKTRYRHAVDRLLRAFIPPIATTITVDQLSRYEVQEMLAAEQRDTIQNVLKKRFGNREMNISPELPEILRLKALDENAVSQQNLSGAGRLSILSTEEEAAFLEELRRDYRINRSDTFERMERIIKTGINFQDQVTTLETALRIMGMTKNFARLVLFCAHGSTSENNPFEAALDCGACGGNAGSPNARLLATMANKPLVREHLARNGISIPRDTYFIAGQHNTTTDEVQLFDLEDLPHTHQNDLFRLVQDLREAGHLNSQERCSRFPEIKTTLKPRKAAQFVYERSCDWSQIRPEWGLSGNAAFIIGNRKLSKGVDLEGRVFLHSYDYREDPEGQFLNTLMTAPQVVGQWINMEHYFSTVDNEVYGSGNKIYHNVVGRLGVMSGPQSDLRIGLPWQTMWDGHRPYHEPMRLFTLIEAPRETIIKIIGKHRILQHYYDNEWVHLVALDPEEKAFYRYIPKQGWKPLRDE, encoded by the coding sequence ATGGAACAGGCAAAAACCGTTCATGATGGCGAGATCAAACGAACACAGATCAGAGAACTCGTACAGCTCTCTGCCAGGATCGTCTCCCATTATTGGCCTATGCGCACCTTTGTCCATCACAACCCCTTACATGGCCTGGAATATCTCCCTTTTGAAGAGGCAGTGCAGCATGGCTATCAGTATTTTCGGGGAAAAGGCTATTTGTCCTGTGAAATCTTCCGTGACTACGCCCGTTCAGGCAGGATTCTTCCTCATGATATTAACGCTGTCCTGAAACCGTTAGCGCACGACAAATATGTAATGCTGGGAAAGCACAAAGTCACTCATTTTGAATTACTGCAGCTACATATGCTCAGGGGGATATTTGTTCCTGCAGAAGAGACGCTGGAAGCACAGATCATGCATCATCGGGACCGGTTTTTTCTGGAATCGCTGGCAGACCATATAAATGAGGTATTACAGCACCGGGTGGTTTCTGCTCAGGGAGAAACTGGCATTCGTGAGGACCAGGAAATGCTTGGCCGTCACCGCACACTTGCAGATTGGTGTGACTGCTTCCTGAATACCCGGCTTGCCAATGAGATTAACCAGGAGATGATTAAATGGTGCGAAGCCTTTCTGGATGAGGGACATGCTGCATGGGCTATGCCCTGCAGGGAATATGGTTTTTACGGGGCATGGAAATTTCTTGCCGGACAGGAATGGCATCCTTGTATGATACCGGGTAGTCACCGGAAACTTGCCTCCTTATCTGAACATCCGGAAGACACATTGGTTGAGCACCTTACGGTACTCAAGATTCCTGATGAAATCTGGCAGGATTACCTTACCCTCCATCTTGCTGCCCTTCCTGGCTGGACAGGTTATATCAAGTGGCGGTCAGTCCAGTCGGGATACGAATGGCAGGAAGCCTATCCTGCAGATCTTGTGCAATACCTTGCGGTACGCATCTGGTATGAGCGGGAGCTTGTCCATAAGGCATGCAGTGAGCAACTTGGAATTGACGGTGACTTTAGAACTATTTCAGCAGACATGCAAAAACATCCGCTTTTTTATTTTCTCCAGAGGGAACGAAATGCCGGCAAATTATCAGCCGTTTTTACAGAACAGGTCGATCAGCTTCGTTACTGGCAAATTCATAGCAACAAGATACAGAAGGATGTATGGCAATATCTTGACGGGCGTTCCCTGGCAGAATTGACTTCCCGTTCTGCACGTGCCGTACGATACAAGGCGGCATGGCAATTGTACTCCCTGGCCAAAGTTCTGGAAATCGAACCAGGTATCCTGGCTGAAACAGTGCCGGAGGATCTTTTGGTGCTGGTTGAATGGCTGGATGCCTTCCCGGAATCTGCCCATGGCCCCCTCTGGCTGAAGGCGTTTGAGGCCAGCTATCAGAAACAGCTTATCGGCAAACTCTCCCCTAACATTTCTTATGCACAGACGAATAACCGGGAGGTGATGTCCCGGGTTACGGGAAAAGTTTTTCTGGAAAGACTGGCACACGAGGATATCCTGAGGATAGTAAGACCTCAGGCTCAGGTGGTATTTTGTATTGACGTACGGTCGGAGTCATTCAGACGTCACCTGGAGACCGTCGGGAATTATGAAACGTTTGGTTTTGCCGGATTTTTTTCACTTTTTATCCGTTACCGTGCCCTGGATAGCCGTCACGAAACGAACCAGTTTCCGGTAATCACGGAGGCCAGGAATACCGTCCGAGAGCTTCCCCGAACTTATCAGGGGCAGTTTTTTCATAAACGCCTTGCCAGAGCCGAGCTGATGCATGCCGGATATAAACTCCTGCATGACCTGAAAGAAAATGTGATTACTCCCTATGTCATGGTGGAGTCAACCGGCTGGTTTTACAGCCTGCCCCTCATTGGAAAAACTTTTTTTAAGACACGGTACCGGCATGCTGTCGACAGGCTTTTGCGCGCATTCATACCTCCCATAGCTACAACCATCACTGTAGACCAGCTTTCAAGGTATGAAGTTCAGGAGATGCTAGCTGCAGAGCAACGCGATACCATTCAGAATGTCTTGAAAAAACGATTTGGCAACCGTGAAATGAACATCTCTCCGGAGTTACCCGAGATCCTTCGTTTGAAGGCGCTCGATGAAAATGCCGTTAGTCAACAAAATCTGTCCGGTGCCGGCCGGTTATCCATCCTCTCTACTGAGGAGGAAGCGGCTTTTCTGGAAGAACTGCGACGTGACTACCGGATCAACCGGAGCGATACCTTTGAACGTATGGAACGTATTATCAAAACAGGCATCAATTTTCAAGATCAGGTAACCACCCTGGAAACTGCCCTCCGGATAATGGGCATGACAAAGAATTTTGCCCGTCTGGTACTTTTTTGTGCTCACGGCAGCACCTCGGAAAACAATCCCTTTGAAGCAGCGCTTGACTGCGGTGCCTGCGGCGGCAATGCCGGAAGCCCGAATGCCCGTCTCCTTGCTACCATGGCAAATAAACCGCTGGTACGTGAACATCTCGCCAGAAATGGCATTTCCATTCCACGGGATACCTATTTTATCGCCGGACAACATAACACCACGACGGACGAAGTGCAGCTTTTTGATCTTGAAGATCTGCCGCACACTCACCAGAATGACTTATTTCGTTTGGTTCAGGATCTCAGGGAAGCAGGACACCTCAACAGTCAGGAACGGTGCTCCCGTTTCCCGGAAATAAAAACCACCCTGAAACCCCGGAAAGCAGCACAGTTTGTGTACGAACGCAGTTGTGACTGGAGTCAGATCCGCCCGGAATGGGGGCTATCCGGTAATGCTGCTTTTATTATCGGGAATCGCAAACTGAGTAAAGGCGTTGATCTCGAAGGAAGGGTATTTCTCCATTCCTATGACTACCGGGAAGATCCGGAAGGGCAGTTCCTTAATACCCTGATGACTGCACCACAGGTTGTAGGTCAATGGATCAACATGGAGCATTATTTTTCCACCGTTGACAATGAGGTCTATGGCAGTGGGAACAAGATTTACCACAATGTGGTGGGACGTTTAGGAGTTATGTCGGGACCGCAAAGCGACCTGCGCATCGGACTGCCCTGGCAGACCATGTGGGACGGACATCGGCCTTATCATGAGCCCATGCGTCTGTTCACCCTGATTGAGGCTCCAAGGGAAACGATCATCAAAATTATCGGAAAACACCGTATCCTTCAGCATTATTACGATAACGAATGGGTACACCTGGTGGCACTCGATCCGGAGGAGAAAGCCTTTTATCGTTATATTCCGAAGCAGGGATGGAAACCCTTAAGAGATGAATAA
- the polX gene encoding DNA polymerase/3'-5' exonuclease PolX: MKNHEIAALFERIANVLELKGENTFRINSYRKAALVISDLTEDIGVLAKEGRLTNIHGIGKGIAEKIDEYLATGKIFKYEEMLREISGETLTLMQVPGLGPKTVSMLHRELGIASMADLEKAIQDGRIKGLPGIGDKKIDNIVKGIELFKKSQQRISIGLAYPIVKVITGVLRQDPKVTEVQAAGSLRRMKETVGDIDILAAGTQGKEIVQSFVNMKGVTQILAAGDTKGSVRVEEGIQVDLRVVQEDEFGAALQYFTGSKEHNVHLREIAKKKGYKISEYGIFQGEKKVGGRREEDIYTILGMDWIPPELRENKGEIEAAQEGRLPNLIQLRDIRGDLHNHSSWSDGINTFEEIAEQAIKMGYQYTVISDHSKSLLVAGGLTENELLEEIEEIDKLNKKLKGLTLLKATEVDIMPDGSIDFQEELLGKLDIVIASVHSGFKQGKKKITDRIIAAVHNPYVNIIAHPTGRLISKRAGYEVDLDEVMKACAETGTALELNCYYDRLDLDDANCRKAKESGVMISISTDAHHRDQMWMMELGVGIARRGWLEAKNVINTFTLPDLKAFCKKKRKGYKQIPAKE, encoded by the coding sequence ATGAAAAATCACGAGATTGCAGCGCTGTTTGAGCGGATTGCAAATGTACTGGAGCTTAAGGGTGAAAATACCTTCAGAATAAATTCATATCGTAAGGCTGCCCTGGTGATCTCTGATTTAACGGAAGATATCGGGGTGCTTGCAAAGGAAGGCCGGTTAACAAACATTCATGGTATAGGAAAGGGTATCGCTGAAAAAATTGATGAATATCTCGCTACCGGAAAGATATTCAAATACGAAGAGATGTTAAGGGAAATTTCCGGAGAAACGCTGACGCTTATGCAGGTACCGGGTTTAGGCCCGAAAACGGTATCCATGCTCCACAGGGAACTGGGTATTGCAAGTATGGCCGATCTTGAAAAAGCAATACAGGATGGAAGGATAAAAGGATTGCCGGGAATAGGAGACAAAAAGATTGATAATATTGTCAAAGGAATAGAGCTCTTTAAAAAAAGTCAGCAACGCATATCAATTGGGTTGGCATATCCTATCGTAAAAGTGATAACCGGGGTGTTAAGGCAGGATCCAAAGGTAACTGAGGTACAGGCAGCAGGATCGTTGCGCAGGATGAAGGAAACGGTGGGGGATATTGATATACTTGCAGCCGGCACGCAGGGTAAAGAGATTGTACAATCATTTGTAAACATGAAGGGGGTAACGCAAATACTGGCAGCAGGGGATACCAAAGGCAGTGTCCGTGTAGAGGAAGGAATACAGGTGGATTTACGGGTCGTCCAGGAAGATGAGTTTGGTGCTGCCCTGCAATATTTTACCGGTTCAAAAGAACATAACGTTCACCTGCGTGAAATTGCAAAAAAGAAAGGGTATAAGATCAGTGAGTATGGTATTTTTCAAGGTGAAAAAAAAGTTGGAGGCCGCCGGGAAGAGGATATTTATACGATCCTCGGTATGGACTGGATACCGCCAGAATTGCGCGAGAATAAAGGGGAAATTGAGGCTGCTCAGGAAGGAAGATTACCCAACCTCATTCAACTCAGGGATATCAGGGGAGACCTTCACAACCATTCAAGCTGGAGCGACGGAATCAATACTTTTGAAGAGATCGCTGAACAGGCAATAAAGATGGGTTATCAGTATACCGTAATCTCAGACCATTCAAAATCGCTTCTTGTTGCAGGCGGTTTGACAGAAAATGAACTGCTTGAAGAGATTGAAGAGATTGATAAACTGAACAAAAAATTGAAAGGGCTTACCCTGCTGAAGGCAACCGAAGTTGATATTATGCCTGACGGCTCCATCGATTTCCAGGAGGAACTGTTAGGAAAACTCGACATTGTTATCGCCTCTGTACACAGCGGATTTAAACAGGGAAAGAAGAAAATTACCGACCGCATAATTGCTGCCGTTCATAATCCATATGTGAACATAATTGCACATCCTACCGGACGCTTAATCAGCAAACGCGCGGGATATGAGGTTGATCTGGATGAAGTTATGAAGGCCTGCGCTGAGACAGGAACAGCACTTGAACTTAACTGTTATTATGACCGGCTTGATCTGGACGATGCTAATTGCAGGAAAGCAAAGGAATCAGGGGTTATGATTTCAATCAGCACCGATGCCCACCACAGAGATCAGATGTGGATGATGGAACTCGGCGTGGGGATTGCAAGAAGGGGCTGGCTGGAGGCAAAGAATGTCATAAATACTTTTACTCTGCCCGATCTGAAAGCCTTCTGTAAGAAAAAGAGGAAAGGTTATAAACAAATCCCGGCAAAAGAGTAA
- the mtnP gene encoding S-methyl-5'-thioadenosine phosphorylase, which produces MSEQVIGIIGGSGLYAIEGIQEVKDVSVDTPFGKPSDSFKVGVFEGRKVAFLPRHGKGHTILPSELNFRANIYGMKKLGAGHIIAVSAVGSMKEEIRPLDIVIPDQFFDRTHGRISTFFGEGIVGHVSFADPVCNVLAGTLFRAAQSLNVRVHKGGTYLCIEGPLFSARAESNVYRQWGVSIIGMTNIQEAKLAREAEICYSTLAMVTDYDCWYTGEEPVTLEMVIRNLNKNAETAKQILTVAIPNIEQKRNCACATAARDAIVTRKDLVPEGTRKKLDCIFGKYLK; this is translated from the coding sequence ATGAGTGAGCAAGTAATTGGCATCATAGGTGGCAGCGGCCTTTACGCTATAGAAGGAATTCAGGAGGTAAAAGACGTATCGGTTGATACCCCCTTTGGCAAACCTTCCGACAGTTTTAAAGTGGGAGTGTTTGAAGGAAGAAAAGTGGCCTTTCTGCCTCGGCACGGAAAAGGACATACCATTTTACCGTCTGAACTCAACTTCAGGGCAAATATTTACGGAATGAAAAAATTAGGAGCCGGGCATATTATTGCTGTAAGCGCTGTTGGAAGTATGAAGGAAGAAATACGGCCGCTCGATATTGTTATCCCCGATCAATTTTTTGACAGGACACATGGCCGCATCAGCACCTTTTTCGGGGAAGGAATTGTAGGGCACGTGAGTTTTGCTGATCCGGTATGCAACGTACTTGCCGGCACCCTTTTCCGTGCAGCTCAATCGCTAAACGTTCGGGTACACAAGGGCGGTACTTATCTTTGCATTGAGGGACCGTTATTCTCCGCCCGTGCAGAATCGAATGTATACAGGCAGTGGGGTGTCAGTATTATTGGTATGACCAATATTCAGGAAGCAAAATTGGCCCGGGAAGCAGAAATATGTTACAGCACCCTTGCTATGGTTACTGATTATGATTGCTGGTATACAGGCGAAGAACCGGTAACGCTGGAAATGGTTATCAGGAATCTGAATAAAAATGCTGAAACCGCAAAACAGATTCTTACGGTAGCTATCCCAAATATAGAACAGAAAAGAAACTGTGCATGTGCAACCGCGGCGAGGGATGCCATCGTAACCCGGAAAGATCTGGTTCCGGAAGGTACCAGGAAGAAACTAGACTGTATCTTTGGCAAATATCTGAAGTAA
- a CDS encoding peptidylprolyl isomerase, giving the protein MKQAKNGDTVKVHYTGKLDDGTVFDTSASREPLAFTIGEGQIIPDFEQAVVGMNPGDAKTVRIESDNAYGPHKDEMVMVVNRDQFPEDYEPERGQQFKIRNADSKIIIVTVTDFAEKTVTLDANHPLAGKDLTFDIELVEVE; this is encoded by the coding sequence ATGAAACAGGCAAAAAACGGCGATACTGTTAAAGTCCACTACACCGGTAAGTTAGATGATGGCACGGTATTTGACACTTCTGCCAGCAGGGAACCCCTTGCGTTTACCATTGGTGAAGGGCAAATAATCCCGGATTTTGAACAGGCCGTGGTCGGAATGAATCCTGGCGATGCCAAAACCGTAAGGATTGAATCAGATAATGCATATGGTCCGCATAAAGATGAGATGGTGATGGTAGTTAACCGTGACCAGTTTCCGGAAGACTATGAACCGGAAAGAGGCCAGCAATTCAAAATCCGTAATGCAGACAGCAAAATAATTATCGTTACCGTAACCGATTTTGCCGAGAAAACGGTAACCCTGGATGCGAATCATCCCCTGGCCGGCAAAGATCTGACTTTCGATATTGAGCTGGTAGAGGTTGAATAA
- a CDS encoding RNA-binding protein, with protein MNIYVGNLSQDVTEEDLLQAFGAFGKVTSAVVIKDIFTGKSKGFGFVEMPARAEAQSAMNGMNSKELKGKTIVVNEARRNVKGRKGGTGGGSRGGGGRRGGSFDRRRY; from the coding sequence ATGAATATCTACGTAGGCAATTTGTCGCAAGATGTTACCGAAGAAGATTTACTGCAGGCATTCGGGGCGTTTGGTAAGGTAACATCCGCAGTAGTTATAAAAGACATCTTTACCGGCAAATCCAAAGGGTTTGGATTTGTTGAGATGCCTGCCAGAGCAGAAGCACAATCTGCAATGAATGGTATGAACAGTAAGGAATTAAAGGGGAAGACCATTGTTGTTAATGAAGCCCGCCGCAACGTTAAGGGGCGCAAAGGTGGCACTGGCGGAGGCAGCAGGGGTGGTGGTGGCAGACGCGGCGGCAGTTTTGACAGAAGACGTTATTAA
- a CDS encoding DEAD/DEAH box helicase — translation MEKTLTIEKLRFEDLHLSEDMRKAIMDMGFEEATPIQYQSIPSILEGKDIIGQAQTGTGKTAAFGIPALEMIDAENRKPQAVILCPTRELAIQVAEELKKLSKYKKNIEILPVYGGQSIERQIKVLKKGAQIIIGTPGRIMDHMNRRTLKLDKIKIVILDEADEMLDMGFREDIEFILEKTPKQRQTILFSATMPRAILDLTRKYQNNPQFIKVVHKELTVPHVEQYYFEVKERVKPEILSRLIDIHDLGLSLVFCNTKRRVDELVEHLQARGYLADGLHGDMKQQQRNSVMSKFRKGAIEILVATDVAARGIDVEDIEAVFNYDVPHDEEYYVHRIGRTGRAGRKGRAFTFVVGREIYQIRDIQQYTKTKITLQKVPTLSDVEEIKINLLLEKAKKIIDEGHLGSYIHWIEKLLGEEYTSLDIAASLLKILMREKDAEASIQEKKLKDTEDSPQMQRLFINVGRKQQVHARDIIKSIAEETGLSNELIGDVDVYDTYTFIDVPEEFAENVQSIMRNVKIKGKPVNIEPASKRTTKKTGFKSRKSSGK, via the coding sequence ATGGAAAAAACATTAACCATAGAAAAACTAAGATTTGAAGACCTGCATTTGTCAGAAGATATGAGAAAAGCGATCATGGATATGGGCTTTGAAGAAGCAACACCCATACAATATCAATCTATCCCATCCATTTTGGAAGGAAAGGATATAATCGGGCAAGCGCAAACAGGGACTGGAAAAACTGCTGCATTTGGAATACCTGCCCTGGAGATGATAGATGCGGAAAACAGAAAACCGCAAGCCGTAATCCTGTGTCCCACAAGAGAGCTGGCAATTCAGGTGGCAGAAGAACTTAAGAAACTCTCAAAATATAAAAAGAATATCGAAATCCTGCCTGTCTATGGCGGGCAATCGATTGAGCGGCAAATTAAGGTATTGAAAAAAGGCGCGCAAATTATTATAGGTACTCCGGGCCGTATTATGGACCATATGAACCGTCGTACCTTAAAACTGGACAAGATTAAAATAGTCATACTGGACGAGGCCGATGAAATGCTGGATATGGGATTCAGGGAAGATATTGAGTTTATTCTGGAAAAGACCCCGAAACAAAGACAAACGATTCTCTTCTCTGCAACCATGCCCCGTGCTATTCTGGATTTAACACGAAAATATCAAAATAATCCGCAATTTATTAAGGTAGTGCATAAGGAATTGACGGTACCTCATGTCGAACAGTACTATTTTGAGGTTAAAGAGCGGGTAAAACCGGAAATATTGTCACGTTTAATTGATATCCACGACCTGGGGTTGTCACTGGTTTTTTGCAATACAAAAAGACGGGTTGATGAACTGGTGGAACACCTTCAGGCAAGAGGTTATCTTGCAGACGGACTGCACGGGGATATGAAGCAGCAACAAAGAAATAGTGTTATGTCAAAATTCAGAAAGGGGGCCATTGAGATCCTTGTTGCGACGGATGTTGCAGCCCGGGGAATTGATGTAGAGGATATAGAGGCTGTATTCAATTATGATGTTCCGCACGACGAAGAGTATTATGTACACCGGATAGGAAGAACGGGGAGGGCCGGAAGAAAAGGCCGGGCATTTACCTTCGTAGTTGGCAGGGAAATTTATCAAATCAGGGACATACAGCAGTATACGAAGACAAAAATTACCCTGCAAAAAGTTCCGACCCTCAGCGATGTCGAGGAAATTAAGATAAATCTGCTCCTGGAAAAAGCAAAAAAGATAATAGATGAGGGACATTTGGGAAGCTATATACACTGGATTGAAAAACTGCTCGGCGAGGAATATACCTCTTTGGATATAGCAGCCTCTTTATTGAAGATCCTTATGCGTGAAAAAGACGCGGAAGCATCCATACAGGAAAAAAAGCTGAAAGATACGGAGGATTCTCCGCAAATGCAAAGATTGTTTATCAACGTAGGACGCAAGCAGCAGGTACATGCAAGGGACATTATAAAGAGCATTGCGGAAGAAACAGGTCTTTCCAATGAATTGATCGGAGATGTTGATGTTTACGATACCTATACATTTATTGATGTCCCGGAAGAATTTGCGGAAAATGTACAAAGTATCATGCGAAATGTAAAAATCAAGGGAAAGCCTGTCAATATAGAACCTGCCAGTAAAAGAACAACGAAAAAGACTGGTTTTAAATCCCGCAAATCCTCAGGTAAATAG
- a CDS encoding tetratricopeptide repeat protein — MRKTLFFPLFFFLAFLPGTGIPVADCGPLKPGMPRDEVRRLFTGANEKYLEAARLVTAKDHLKANEKLHEAALLYETILANGFKHGQLYYNLGNTYYRLGELGKAIVNYRRAQRLMPRNADIGANLNLVKEVREDKELSGKPPVLVQKIFFWFFFLNQNELLITAISFYGMLMTAIILFIILKYDWLKKLTAVLAAGLCLLVLSLGMKIYREQGIDYGVIITKKCHVRYGPGEEYEPKFEIRDGAEFVIEAEKDGWYRVYVYVDVTQGSESERGAEKTVSKEARRGWVQKNEVEVI; from the coding sequence ATGAGAAAGACCCTCTTTTTCCCTCTTTTTTTCTTTCTTGCGTTCTTGCCGGGCACTGGAATACCGGTTGCAGACTGCGGGCCATTAAAACCGGGGATGCCACGGGATGAGGTCAGAAGATTATTCACCGGTGCCAATGAAAAATATCTTGAGGCGGCCAGGCTTGTCACAGCAAAAGATCATCTGAAAGCAAATGAAAAATTACATGAGGCCGCACTCCTGTACGAAACAATTCTTGCGAACGGATTTAAACACGGCCAACTCTACTATAACTTAGGAAACACGTACTACCGCCTGGGAGAATTAGGAAAGGCTATCGTAAATTACCGGAGAGCACAGCGGCTTATGCCAAGAAATGCAGATATTGGTGCCAACCTGAACCTGGTGAAGGAAGTCAGGGAGGATAAGGAATTATCCGGTAAACCGCCGGTACTGGTTCAAAAGATATTTTTTTGGTTTTTCTTTTTGAACCAGAATGAATTACTCATAACGGCAATTTCATTTTACGGAATGCTGATGACGGCTATTATTTTGTTTATTATCCTGAAATATGACTGGTTAAAGAAACTCACAGCAGTCCTTGCTGCCGGTTTATGCCTGCTTGTACTATCACTTGGCATGAAAATATACCGGGAACAGGGAATTGATTATGGAGTAATTATCACGAAAAAATGCCACGTGCGGTATGGTCCCGGAGAAGAGTATGAACCCAAGTTTGAAATACGCGATGGTGCAGAGTTTGTAATTGAAGCCGAAAAAGACGGGTGGTACAGAGTATATGTCTACGTTGACGTTACACAAGGCAGCGAATCAGAAAGAGGTGCTGAGAAAACAGTAAGTAAAGAGGCCCGAAGAGGATGGGTGCAAAAAAATGAAGTAGAGGTAATCTGA